A window of the Rickettsia felis URRWXCal2 genome harbors these coding sequences:
- a CDS encoding Phage uncharacterized protein (Terminase large subunit), which translates to MQSGDINRLIINIPPRSLKSICVSVAWPAYLLGTSPTKRIMAASYSQILSIKHSLDCRFILNSDWYKELFPNTILSKTHNQKSKFLTTANGFRFATSVGGSATGEGGDILIIDDPHNPTQIHSYKIRKKVIDWFEQTFVSRLNNRNKGAIVLVMQRLHSDDLSGYLLNSSNSWHHLKIPAISIQDYSFKLMNKEYQYLSGEILDSYKEPPDCLAKLEQEIGSYNYNAQYLQEPIARGSSLLNMEDISFYETLPEKFDYFVQSWDTAIKISEDSDYSVCTIWGILEQKYYLVLLVRKKINYPELKNLTEKLAREYQPKFILIEDKASGQQLIQDIGFLGDNIRVIGIKPKLDKVTRFASVVPLFQSASVLIPKQSSIVLKELLNFPHIKNDDIVDSVSQFLNFMKDKSLKQPARIRSILV; encoded by the coding sequence GTGCAAAGCGGTGATATTAATCGTTTAATAATCAATATACCGCCAAGGAGTTTAAAATCTATTTGTGTTAGTGTTGCTTGGCCTGCTTATTTACTTGGGACAAGTCCCACCAAAAGGATTATGGCTGCCAGCTACTCTCAAATACTTAGCATTAAACACTCACTAGATTGTCGGTTTATTTTAAATTCCGATTGGTATAAGGAACTTTTTCCGAATACTATCCTTAGTAAAACACATAATCAAAAAAGTAAGTTTTTAACAACAGCTAACGGCTTTAGATTTGCAACATCGGTTGGTGGATCGGCAACAGGCGAAGGGGGTGATATCTTAATTATCGATGATCCTCATAACCCTACGCAAATCCATTCTTATAAAATACGTAAGAAAGTTATAGATTGGTTTGAGCAAACTTTTGTGAGCAGACTGAATAATCGTAATAAAGGAGCGATAGTTCTAGTTATGCAGCGTCTTCATAGTGATGATTTATCCGGTTATCTACTTAATAGTAGCAATTCATGGCATCATTTAAAAATTCCGGCAATTAGCATTCAAGATTACTCCTTTAAATTAATGAATAAAGAATATCAATACCTTAGCGGTGAGATTTTAGATAGCTATAAAGAACCTCCTGATTGCTTAGCAAAGTTAGAGCAGGAAATAGGTAGCTATAATTATAATGCTCAATATTTACAAGAACCTATAGCTAGGGGGTCATCTTTGCTTAATATGGAGGATATTAGCTTTTATGAAACTCTACCTGAGAAGTTTGATTATTTTGTGCAAAGCTGGGATACGGCAATTAAAATTTCTGAAGATTCCGATTATAGTGTTTGTACTATATGGGGGATTCTTGAGCAGAAATATTATCTAGTATTATTAGTACGGAAAAAAATTAATTATCCTGAGCTTAAGAATTTGACAGAAAAATTAGCTAGAGAATATCAGCCAAAATTTATATTAATCGAGGATAAAGCAAGTGGTCAACAATTGATTCAAGATATAGGGTTTTTAGGCGATAATATTAGAGTGATCGGGATTAAGCCAAAACTAGATAAAGTTACAAGATTCGCCTCGGTAGTTCCCTTATTTCAATCAGCTAGTGTTTTAATACCAAAACAATCAAGCATAGTTTTAAAGGAATTACTGAATTTTCCTCATATTAAAAATGACGATATAGTAGATTCCGTTAGCCAGTTCCTGAATTTTATGAAAGATAAATCGTTAAAGCAACCCGCAAGGATTAGGAGTATACTCGTTTAA
- the xerD gene encoding Tyrosine recombinase XerD codes for MEFISQFLEMLLAERALSKNSILSYKRDLFDFQNYLAKQRLSELNITTENVRDWIEYLASNDLQARSINRKISTIKSYYEFLISENHTAFNPVLNVDLPKYQNKLPEILSIDQIKSLLEYCSQDNSPEGIRLNAMIHLLYASGLRVSELVSLKLTDILTNKTSKGEVRKIFSVLGKGNKERVIVINEQAVISIAKYLAIRDVFVNKAKPKNLIYLFPSSALAGYMTRQNFAILLKSAALYANLNPEHISPHILRHSFASHLLEGGADLRVIQGLLGHADISTTQIYTHLQTNHLKKALLHHPLNKN; via the coding sequence ATGGAATTTATTTCGCAATTCCTAGAAATGCTCTTAGCGGAGCGAGCATTATCAAAAAACTCCATACTTAGCTATAAGCGTGACCTATTCGATTTTCAAAATTATCTTGCTAAACAAAGATTATCCGAATTAAATATTACCACAGAGAATGTTAGAGATTGGATTGAGTATCTAGCAAGTAATGATTTACAGGCACGTTCAATTAACCGAAAAATATCGACTATAAAAAGCTATTATGAATTTTTAATTAGCGAAAATCATACTGCCTTTAATCCAGTTCTTAACGTAGATTTACCGAAATATCAAAATAAACTTCCCGAAATATTGTCTATAGATCAAATTAAATCGTTACTTGAATATTGCTCGCAAGATAATTCTCCTGAAGGTATACGGCTTAATGCTATGATTCATTTGCTTTATGCTAGCGGCCTTAGAGTCTCGGAGCTTGTTAGCCTTAAGCTTACTGATATTCTGACTAATAAAACATCTAAAGGAGAAGTAAGAAAAATATTTTCGGTACTTGGTAAAGGCAATAAAGAAAGAGTCATAGTAATAAATGAACAGGCAGTTATCTCTATTGCTAAATATCTTGCAATTAGAGATGTTTTTGTGAATAAAGCTAAACCAAAAAATCTCATTTATTTATTTCCCTCATCAGCTTTAGCAGGTTATATGACTAGGCAAAATTTTGCAATTCTGTTAAAATCTGCCGCTCTTTATGCCAATCTTAACCCTGAACATATTTCTCCTCATATATTACGCCACAGCTTTGCAAGTCATTTACTTGAGGGCGGAGCAGACTTAAGAGTAATTCAAGGGTTACTCGGTCATGCTGATATATCAACTACCCAAATATATACTCATCTTCAAACTAATCATTTAAAAAAAGCATTATTGCATCACCCTCTTAACAAAAATTAA
- the fabI gene encoding Enoyl-[acyl carrier protein] reductase: MTTGLLQGKKGLITGIANNMSISWAIAQLAKKHGAELWFTYQSEVLEKRVKPLAEEIGCNFVSELDVTNPKSISNLFDDIKEKWGSFDFLLHGMAFADKNELKGRYVDTSLENFHNSLHISCYSLLELSRSAEALMHDGGSIVTLTYYGAEKVIPNYNVMGISKAALEASVKYLATDLGENNIRVNAISAGPIKTLASSAIGDFSTMLKSHAATAPLKRNTTQEDVGGAAVYLFSNLSKGVTGEIHYVDCGYNIMGSNKL, encoded by the coding sequence ATGACTACAGGATTACTACAAGGAAAAAAAGGCTTAATTACAGGCATTGCAAATAATATGTCAATATCGTGGGCGATTGCACAGCTTGCTAAAAAACACGGAGCAGAGCTATGGTTTACTTATCAATCGGAAGTACTAGAAAAACGAGTTAAACCACTCGCTGAGGAAATAGGTTGTAATTTTGTTAGCGAACTTGATGTTACGAATCCAAAATCAATTAGTAATTTATTTGATGATATAAAAGAGAAATGGGGTAGCTTCGATTTCTTACTTCACGGTATGGCTTTTGCCGATAAAAATGAATTAAAAGGACGTTATGTTGATACTAGCTTAGAAAATTTTCATAATTCTTTACATATATCATGTTATTCTCTTTTAGAACTCTCAAGGTCCGCAGAAGCCTTAATGCATGACGGCGGAAGCATTGTGACGTTAACTTACTACGGTGCTGAAAAAGTTATACCTAATTATAATGTAATGGGGATTTCTAAAGCTGCACTTGAGGCTAGTGTAAAATATCTAGCAACCGATTTGGGAGAAAATAATATTAGAGTAAACGCTATTTCGGCAGGACCTATCAAAACTCTAGCATCTAGTGCAATAGGTGATTTTAGTACTATGCTTAAATCTCACGCTGCAACCGCACCGTTAAAACGTAATACTACCCAAGAAGATGTAGGAGGAGCAGCAGTATATTTATTTAGTAATTTATCTAAAGGTGTTACCGGTGAAATTCATTATGTAGATTGCGGTTACAATATTATGGGAAGTAATAAATTATAA
- the cutE gene encoding Apolipoprotein N-acyltransferase, which produces MYKPKIICLLLGMLSGLVFAPTFFIPALLTLSYLCYIVQKSENWQEAAKFGYLFGFGHFLSGIYWISIGVSVYIADFWWAIPFALFGLPIVLAFFISASCTLSFFAKNNKYYQFIFCICWVLFEWVRSWIFTGLPWNLIGYAFSFSDILIQTLSIIGIYGLSFIVIYISTSAYPLFRKQFTQLKILLASSVLILSVIVIYGAVRLSNNPTNFTDIKVRLVQPSIPQTEKWNEEEFWHNLMLHINLSENSEPTDLIIWSEAALIVPDDIPQVKSELLQMLNSTNAILITGGISDNKKQGDEFELYSAMYALDKNDHKLFEYHKSHLVPFGEYMPLKKILPFKKLTHGLIDYKEGDGGLVYLEKYNLKIKPLICYESIFPDFVRTNNEIVDVIINITNDAWYGKSSGPYQHFHISRSRAVENGLPMIRVANNGISAIVDPFGRTIEKLNLNEINYTQGLIPKKLNSPTIFSQFGNFTILLLIVFILLINYLLALILDN; this is translated from the coding sequence ATGTATAAACCTAAAATCATATGTTTACTGCTAGGGATGTTAAGCGGTTTAGTTTTTGCTCCGACTTTTTTTATACCGGCATTATTAACGTTATCTTACTTATGTTATATAGTTCAAAAATCCGAAAATTGGCAAGAAGCTGCAAAATTTGGTTATTTATTCGGTTTTGGACATTTTTTAAGTGGAATATATTGGATAAGTATAGGCGTTAGCGTTTATATTGCAGATTTTTGGTGGGCAATTCCTTTTGCGTTATTTGGGCTACCTATAGTTTTAGCTTTCTTTATATCGGCAAGCTGCACGCTTAGCTTTTTTGCTAAGAATAATAAATATTATCAATTTATATTTTGCATATGTTGGGTATTATTCGAGTGGGTACGTTCGTGGATTTTTACCGGTCTTCCTTGGAATTTGATCGGTTATGCTTTCTCGTTTTCAGATATTTTAATACAGACTTTAAGTATAATAGGGATATATGGACTTAGTTTTATAGTTATATATATTTCTACATCAGCTTATCCTTTATTTAGGAAGCAATTTACTCAGTTAAAAATATTACTAGCTAGTTCAGTCCTAATATTAAGCGTAATTGTCATTTACGGAGCAGTAAGGCTAAGTAATAACCCTACAAATTTCACTGATATAAAAGTACGCTTAGTGCAGCCTTCAATACCTCAAACCGAAAAATGGAATGAAGAAGAATTTTGGCATAATTTAATGCTACATATTAATTTATCGGAAAATTCTGAACCCACCGATTTAATTATTTGGTCTGAAGCAGCATTAATAGTACCTGATGATATACCGCAAGTTAAATCAGAATTATTACAAATGCTAAATTCTACAAATGCTATTTTGATAACAGGAGGGATCTCGGATAATAAAAAACAAGGTGATGAGTTTGAACTTTACTCAGCTATGTATGCTCTTGATAAAAATGATCATAAATTATTTGAATATCATAAATCACATTTAGTACCTTTCGGTGAGTATATGCCTCTTAAAAAGATACTACCGTTTAAAAAATTAACTCACGGTTTAATTGATTATAAAGAAGGAGACGGAGGGCTTGTTTATCTTGAAAAATATAATCTTAAAATTAAACCTTTAATTTGTTATGAATCTATTTTTCCTGATTTTGTACGGACGAATAATGAAATAGTCGATGTAATAATTAATATTACAAATGATGCGTGGTATGGTAAATCAAGCGGTCCATATCAGCATTTTCATATTAGTAGAAGTAGAGCCGTAGAGAACGGTTTACCTATGATTAGAGTAGCAAATAACGGTATTTCAGCTATAGTAGATCCTTTTGGTAGAACAATAGAAAAACTAAATCTGAATGAAATAAATTATACTCAAGGTTTAATTCCTAAAAAACTAAACTCTCCTACTATATTCTCGCAATTTGGTAATTTTACTATTCTATTACTCATCGTTTTTATACTTTTAATTAATTATTTATTAGCCTTAATTCTTGATAACTAA
- a CDS encoding ABC transporter permease protein, translated as MNILVTALEQSLIMLPLILGIYISYRILKITDLTVDGTYVLGAAVFARTISLGLFPALIFAVISGGIIGSIVSFMQKNNRINGLIAGILASFMLYSVNLQIMQRPNISVLGMPTLLSILDLENWLVPLIIINCLIIFAVIILLKGKLGLFLRAFGFNKDLLINLGKPAELYRTLGLSISNCLAALTGTLSAQINGFADINMGFGVALVGIGAIVIGRHILIHANNFNAFKEIFSCFIGILFYFIALSVLLRIGIDPINLKLILGIVLFISLSTVGKK; from the coding sequence ATGAACATTTTAGTTACTGCTCTTGAGCAATCCTTAATAATGTTGCCGCTTATTTTAGGGATATATATAAGTTATCGAATCTTGAAAATTACCGATCTTACCGTAGACGGTACTTATGTACTTGGTGCGGCGGTGTTTGCCCGCACTATTTCATTGGGGTTATTTCCTGCATTAATATTTGCCGTAATATCAGGCGGAATTATCGGCAGCATAGTTAGTTTTATGCAGAAGAATAACCGCATTAACGGGCTTATAGCCGGAATACTTGCAAGTTTTATGCTTTATTCCGTTAACTTGCAAATTATGCAGCGTCCTAATATATCGGTTCTTGGTATGCCGACTTTGCTATCTATATTAGATCTCGAAAATTGGTTAGTGCCTTTAATAATAATTAATTGTCTTATTATATTTGCTGTTATAATTTTATTAAAAGGTAAGCTTGGTTTATTTCTTCGTGCTTTTGGTTTTAATAAAGATTTATTGATTAATTTAGGGAAACCTGCTGAGCTTTATCGCACGCTTGGGCTTAGCATAAGCAACTGCCTAGCTGCCTTAACCGGCACTTTATCGGCACAAATAAACGGTTTTGCCGATATTAATATGGGTTTTGGAGTGGCATTAGTCGGTATCGGTGCGATTGTCATAGGGCGGCATATTTTAATTCATGCTAATAATTTTAATGCGTTTAAAGAGATATTTTCTTGTTTTATAGGTATATTATTTTACTTTATTGCTCTGAGCGTTTTACTCCGAATTGGCATCGATCCCATAAATCTTAAGCTTATTTTAGGAATAGTGTTATTTATTTCATTGAGTACGGTGGGTAAGAAATAA
- a CDS encoding Ankyrin repeat — protein sequence MMSNYNKNNLFAKLAYGDLSEVQALLKSGVNIDEHKNERGETALYNTLFTGYMDRAAFLLKHKASPNIPDNSGQTILYLLVMNNSIDKMKFLFENTTNIDLEIKSFCGHSPLHAATFNENIEAMELLLKKGADINSKDSFGASALHGTIYNNKLKAAELLLNHGADVNAKDNYEDTILHNIIGTNNIEAAKFLLQNGADVNIENNNNFTPLDRAILGQHKELAELFLKSGATIKIGNTMDFKILSEKLLDMNIDKELVFKSLLISNIDDQTKFQLLSDFNFKADIHHKIGLLLSLTLNCIFSAYK from the coding sequence ATGATGAGCAATTATAACAAAAATAATTTATTCGCAAAACTCGCTTACGGCGATCTTAGCGAAGTTCAAGCTTTATTAAAAAGTGGAGTTAATATTGATGAACATAAAAATGAGCGTGGAGAAACAGCATTATACAATACATTATTTACAGGATATATGGATAGAGCTGCATTTTTACTTAAACATAAGGCTAGCCCTAATATTCCGGATAATTCCGGACAAACGATTTTATATCTTTTAGTGATGAATAATTCAATAGATAAAATGAAATTTTTATTTGAAAATACTACTAATATTGACTTAGAAATAAAGAGCTTCTGTGGGCATTCTCCTTTACATGCCGCAACATTTAACGAAAATATTGAGGCTATGGAGCTTTTACTTAAAAAAGGTGCAGATATTAATAGTAAAGATTCTTTTGGTGCTTCTGCTTTACATGGTACAATATATAATAACAAGCTAAAAGCTGCCGAACTTTTACTTAATCATGGTGCAGATGTTAATGCTAAAGATAATTACGAGGATACTATTTTACACAATATAATAGGTACTAACAATATAGAAGCTGCCAAGTTTTTACTTCAAAATGGGGCTGATGTTAATATTGAAAACAATAATAATTTTACTCCTTTAGATAGGGCAATATTAGGTCAGCACAAAGAATTAGCTGAACTTTTTCTTAAATCCGGTGCTACAATAAAAATAGGTAATACGATGGATTTCAAGATTTTGAGCGAGAAATTACTAGATATGAATATAGATAAAGAGCTTGTATTCAAATCATTATTAATTTCTAATATTGATGATCAAACAAAATTTCAATTATTATCTGATTTTAATTTTAAAGCTGATATTCATCATAAGATAGGCTTACTTCTTTCCTTAACTTTGAACTGTATTTTTTCTGCATATAAATAA